One Macrobrachium rosenbergii isolate ZJJX-2024 chromosome 10, ASM4041242v1, whole genome shotgun sequence DNA window includes the following coding sequences:
- the LOC136842818 gene encoding cuticle protein 7-like: MNSKAILLCCLATVAMARPDRPGYGYPAPAHPVSYHAPDKYEKGMPFNFDYTVNDHYKGLDYGHKSNSDGNLVTGEYHVLLPDGRTQIVTYTADHYKGYQAEVRYEGEAKYPEPAPYHAPKPSYHPTPAYGHPTPAYGHPTPAYGHPAPAYGAPKY; the protein is encoded by the exons ATGAACTCTAAG GCAATCCTCTTGTGCTGTCTGGCAACCGTGGCAATGGCTCGTCCCGACAGGCCAGGTTACGGATACCCAGCACCTGCTCATCCCGTTTCGTACCATGCCCCTGACAAGTATGAG AAGGGGATGCCTTTCAACTTCGACTACACCGTCAACGATCACTACAAGGGCCTAGACTACGGTCACAAGTCCAACTCCGACGGGAACCTCGTGACCGGCGAGTACCACGTCCTCCTCCCCGACGGTCGCACTCAGATCGTCACCTACACCGCCGATCACTACAAGGGGTACCAGGCTGAGGTCAGGTACGAGGGCGAAGCTAAATACCCAGAACCCGCTCCCTACCACGCCCCCAAGCCCTCCTACCACCCAACCCCAGCTTATGGACACCCAACCCCAGCTTATGGACACCCAACCCCAGCTTACGGTCATCCGGCTCCTGCTTATGGGGCTCCGAAATATTAA
- the LOC136842830 gene encoding cuticle protein 7-like codes for MSAKVIFLCFVTVALARPDAPPPPGYGYPAPEHPLSYAPPTPVYDAPEPVYDAPEPSYHAPEPSYHAPAPSYHVPAPSYHAPAPSYHAPSYEEKHEKGMPFDFEYVVKDDYKGLDFGHNSNSDGKVVTGKYYVLLPDGRTQIVTYTADHYNGYQAEVTYEGEAHYPEPKPYAPAPAYGHPAPAYGTPAPSYGHPEPAYGTPAPAYGAPEY; via the exons ATGAGCGCTAAG gTAATTTTTCTGTGTTTCGTGACCGTGGCTCTTGCCCGTCCCGATGCCCCGCCTCCTCCAGGGTACGGGTATCCTGCCCCTGAGCACCCTCTGTCCTACGCCCCGCCGACGCCGGTCTACGATGCGCCCGAACCTGTCTACGATGCTCCTGAACCTTCCTACCATGCTCCTGAACCCTCCTATCATGCTCCTGCTCCAAGTTACCATGTCCCTGCCCCTAGTTACCACGCTCCTGCCCCATCCTACCATGCTCCATCCTACGAAGAGAAGCATGAG AAGGGAATGCCTTTCGATTTCGAATACGTCGTCAAGGACGACTACAAGGGCCTCGACTTCGGCCACAACTCCAACTCCGACGGGAAGGTCGTGACCGGCAAGTACTACGTCCTCCTCCCCGACGGTCGCACTCAGATCGTCACTTACACCGCCGACCACTACAACGGATACCAGGCTGAGGTCACTTACGAGGGCGAAGCCCATTACCCCGAACCCAAGCCCTACGCACCTGCTCCAGCCTACGGTCATCCTGCCCCAGCTTATGGGACACCAGCTCCATCCTACGGTCATCCGGAGCCCGCTTATGGGACACCAGCCCCCGCATATGGAGCCCCAGAATACTAG
- the LOC136842819 gene encoding pro-resilin-like, whose product MSYGHEKYEKGMPFDFNYEVKDHYKGLDYSHNSNSDGNLVTGKYHVLLPDGRTQIVTYTADHYKGYQAEVAYEGEAKYPEPGHYKPAPSYGHPAPAYGTPAPSYGHPAPAYGTPAPSYGHPAPVNGHPAPAY is encoded by the exons ATGTCCTACGGCCATGAGAAATATGAG AAGGGAATGCCTTTCGACTTCAACTACGAAGTCAAGGACCACTACAAGGGGCTCGACTATAGCCACAACTCCAACTCCGACGGGAACCTGGTGACCGGCAAGTACCACGTCCTCCTCCCCGACGGTCGCACTCAGATCGTCACTTACACCGCCGATCACTACAAGGGGTACCAGGCTGAAGTCGCCTACGAGGGCGAAGCCAAGTACCCAGAACCAGGGCATTACAAGCCTGCCCCATCCTACGGTCATCCTGCCCCAGCTTATGGGACACCAGCTCCATCCTACGGTCATCCTGCCCCAGCTTATGGGACACCAGCTCCATCCTACGGCCATCCTGCCCCTGTTAATGGACACCCAGCTCCTGCCTATTAA
- the LOC136842845 gene encoding cuticle protein 19-like — MPFNFDYTVKDHYKGLDFGHNSNSDGNLVTGEYRVLLPDGRTQIVTYTADHYKGYQAEVRYEGEAKYPEPKAYAPAPSYGHPAPAYGPPAPAYGAPEY, encoded by the coding sequence ATGCCCTTCAACTTCGACTACACCGTCAAGGACCACTACAAGGGCCTAGACTTCGGCCACAACTCCAACTCCGACGGGAACCTCGTGACCGGGGAGTACCGCGTCCTCCTCCCCGACGGTCGCACTCAGATCGTCACCTACACCGCCGACCACTACAAGGGGTACCAGGCTGAGGTCAGGTACGAGGGCGAGGCCAAGTACCCTGAACCCAAGGCCTATGCCCCTGCCCCATCCTACGGTCATCCTGCCCCAGCTTATGGACCTCCAGCTCCTGCATATGGAGCCCCTGAGTATTAG